A genomic segment from Vanacampus margaritifer isolate UIUO_Vmar chromosome 3, RoL_Vmar_1.0, whole genome shotgun sequence encodes:
- the ksr2 gene encoding kinase suppressor of Ras 2 isoform X2 — MGTMSEDETGPRVARASVSAHKALQQCELVQNMIDISISSLEGLRTKCATSNDLTQKEMRTLEGKLVKYFSRQLSCKRKVSLEERDAQLDRFPRLGHWFRIANLRKEVAQDMSPAGVTLEGLLDMSEQQVCEVLQKFGANGEECARLNASLASLRRAHQLGSQAKQDWSIQWPTSDSGKENTPVCQPEASQWIRFQLAQSPKVQSKSKQHTCRSPQAPTPPPLYAERLTVDGAPPPLPLPLPLPLPASDCGHRSLPPSPRQRHLAHAPPRTPLVFNTMTPPGTPPVRRRNKVKAGGTPPPPSRKLIHLLPGFTALHRSKSHEFQLGNRLDDTHTPKAKKKSKPLNLKIHSSVGSCENLPTFLPSQRSPLHTERSLRSFFFPSFVPSTPPVHAETPSANTLSVPRWSPQIPRRDLGNSIKHRFSTKYWMSQTCTVCGKGMLFGLKCKNCKLKCHNKCTKEAPPCHLLIIQRGGRESFKDHQGITQVARLVRTESVPCDINNPLRYSDLHVSQTLPKTNKINKDHTAPPYQPDSSSNPSSTTSSTPSSPAPPPPPSSATPPSPLHPSPQSARQQKHFNLTASSYFKYKQQFIFPDVTPEAPPSRAPQVVLHPVLSEPGKEGKPLLQIEVEPTSDVSPSCFSRLFACWIRLVLLRRLQKNGNAFGPQNEEGNEEESGDEFEEMNLSLLSARNFPRKASQTSIFLQEWDIPLEQLEMGEMIGKGRFGKVFHGRWHGEVAVRLIDIERDNEDQLKAFKREVMAYRNTRHENVVLFMGACMSPPHLAIITSLCKGRTLYSVVRDVKVVLDGNKTRQIAQEMVKGMGYLHAKGILHKDMKSKNVFYDNGKVVISDFGLFTISGVLQAGSRREDKLRIPSGWLCHLAPEIIRQLSPDTEEDKLPFSKQSDVFAFGTIWFELHAREWPYKSQPAEVIMWQVGSGVKPGLAHAGMGKEILDILLLCWALEQDERPSFSKLVELLEKLPKRNRRLSHPGHFWKSAEYVK; from the exons atGGGAACGATGAGCGAGGACGAGACCGGCCCGCGTGTGGCGCGCGCGAGCGTGAGCGCGCACAAAGCGTTGCAGCAGTGCGAGCTGGTGCAGAACATGATCGACATCAGCATCTCCAGCCTGGAGGGCTTGAGGACCAAATGTGCCACATCCAACGACTTGACGCAGAAGGAGATGCGCACGCTCGAg GGCAAGCTGGTCAAGTACTTCAGCCGCCAGCTGTCGTGCAAGCGCAAAGTGTCCTTAGAGGAGCGCGACGCGCAGCTGGACCGCTTCCCTCGCCTGGGCCACTGGTTCCGCATCGCCAACCTGAGGAAGGAGGTCGCGCAG GACATGAGCCCCGCCGGGGTGACGCTGGAGGGGCTCCTGGACATGAGCGAGCAGCAAGTGTGCGAAGTGCTGCAAAAGTTTGGCGCCAACGGCGAGGAATGCGCCCGCCTCAACGCTTCGCTGGCCAGCCTGAGGAGGGCGCACCAGCTCG GCAGCCAAGCCAAGCAGGATTGGTCCATCCAGTGGCCCACGTCTGATTCAGGCAAGGAGAACACGCCCGTGTGCCAGCCGGAGGCCAGCCAGTGGATCCGTTTCCAATTGGCCCAAAGTCCCAAAGTCCAGTCCAAGTCCAAGCAGCACACGTGCCGCAGCCCCCAGGCGcccacgccgccgccgctgtaCGCAGAGCGGCTGACGGTGGACggagcgccgccgccgctgccgctgcCGCTGCCGCTGCCGCTGCCCGCCTCGGACTGCGGCCACCGCTCGCTGCCGCCCTCGCCCCGCCAGAGGCACTTGGCCCACGCGCCCCCCCGGACGCCGCTGGTGTTCAACACCATGACGCCGCCGGGCACGCCGCCCGTCAGGCGCAGGAACAAAGTCAAGGCCGGGGGCACGCCGCCGCCCCCCAGCCGCAAGCTCATTCACCTCCTGCCGGGCTTCACCGCGCTGCACCGCAGCAAGTCGCACGAGTTCCAGCTGGGAAACCGACTGGACGACACGCACACGCCAAA AGCCAAGAAGAAGAGCAAGCCCTTGAACCTTAAGATCCACAGCAGCGTGGGCAGCTGCGAGAACTTGCCCACCTTCCTACCCAGCCAGCGTTCGCCCCTGCACACCGAGCGCTCCCTCCGATCCTTCTTCTTCCCCTCCTTCGTGCCCTCCACGCCGCCAGTGCACGCCGAAACGCCCTCTGCAA ACACGCTGTCAGTGCCTCGCTGGTCCCCGCAGATCCCCCGACGAGATCTGGGAAACTCCATCAAACACAG ATTTTCCACCAAGTACTGGATGTCGCAGACCTGCACGGTGTGTGGGAAGGGAATGCTGTTCGGACTCAAATGTAAAAACTGCAA GCTGAAGTGCCACAACAAATGCACCAAAGAAGCCCCGCCCTGCCATCTTCTCATCATCCAGCGAGGAGGCCGAGAATCCTTCAAAg ACCACCAAGGAATAACTCAAG TGGCTCGCCTGGTGCGGACCGAGTCGGTGCCGTGCGACATCAACAACCCGCTCAGGTACAGCGACCTGCACGTCAGTCAGACTCTGCCCAAAACCAACAAAATCAACAAG GATCACACGGCGCCGCCGTACCAGCCGGACTCCAGCAGCAACCCGTCGTCCACCACATCGTCCACGCCGTCGTCTcccgcgccgccgccgccgccgagcaGCGCCACGCCGCCCTCGCCGCTGCACCCCTCGCCGCAGTCGGCGCGGCAGCAGAAGCACTTCAACCTGACCG CGTCCAGTTACTTCAAATACAAACAGCAGTTCATATTTCCAG ACGTCACTCCCGAGGCTCCTCCCAGCAGAGCGCCGCAAGTCGTCCTGCATCCTGTCCTGTCAGAGCCAGG cAAGGAGGGAAAGCCGTTGCTTCAAATCGAAGTGGAGCCCACGTCCGACGTGAGTCCATCTTGCTTTTCACGTCTATTTGCATGCTGGATACGCCTTGTTTTGCTCCGACGGCTGCAAAAAAACGGGAACGCTTTTGGCCCTCAG AACGAGGAGGGCAACGAGGAGGAATCGGGCGACGAGTTTGAGGAGATGAACCTGTCGCTGCTGTCGGCCCGCAACTTCCCGCGCAAGGCCAGCCAGACCAGCATTTTCCTGCAGGAGTGGGACATCCCCTTGGAGCAGCTGGAGATGGGCGAGATGATCGGCAAGGGCCGCTTCGGCAAAGTTTTCCACGGCCGCTGGCACGGCGAGGTGGCCGTGCGCCTCATCGACATCGAGCGCGACAACGAGGACCAGCTGAAGGCCTTCAAGCGCGAGGTCATGGCCTACCGCAACACCCGCCACGAGAACGTGGTCCTCTTCATGGGCGCCTGCATGAGCCCGCCGCATCTGGCCATCATCACCAG CCTGTGCAAAGGCAGAACGCTTTATTCGGTGGTGCGCGACGTCAAGGTCGTCCTGGACGGCAACAAGACGCGACAAATTGCGCAAGAGATGGTCAAG GGCATGGGCTACCTGCACGCCAAAGGCATCCTCCACAAGGACATGAAGTCCAAGAACGTCTTTTACGACAACGGCAAAGTGGTGATCAGCGATTTCGGCCTCTTCACCATCTCGGGGGTCTTGCAAGCCGGCAG CCGCAGAGAAGACAAGCTGAGGATCCCGAGCGGCTGGTTGTGTCACCTGGCGCCGGAAATCATCCGGCAGCTCTCGCCCGACACCGAAGAGGACAAGCTGCCTTTCTCCAAACAGTCCGACGTCTTCGCCTTCGG CACCATCTGGTTCGAGCTGCACGCCCGCGAGTGGCCGTACAAGAGCC
- the ksr2 gene encoding kinase suppressor of Ras 2 isoform X3, producing the protein MGTMSEDETGPRVARASVSAHKALQQCELVQNMIDISISSLEGLRTKCATSNDLTQKEMRTLEGKLVKYFSRQLSCKRKVSLEERDAQLDRFPRLGHWFRIANLRKEVAQDMSPAGVTLEGLLDMSEQQVCEVLQKFGANGEECARLNASLASLRRAHQLEQLEEEKLQGNAGSQAKQDWSIQWPTSDSGKENTPVCQPEASQWIRFQLAQSPKVQSKSKQHTCRSPQAPTPPPLYAERLTVDGAPPPLPLPLPLPLPASDCGHRSLPPSPRQRHLAHAPPRTPLVFNTMTPPGTPPVRRRNKVKAGGTPPPPSRKLIHLLPGFTALHRSKSHEFQLGNRLDDTHTPKAKKKSKPLNLKIHSSVGSCENLPTFLPSQRSPLHTERSLRSFFFPSFVPSTPPVHAETPSANTLSVPRWSPQIPRRDLGNSIKHRFSTKYWMSQTCTVCGKGMLFGLKCKNCKLKCHNKCTKEAPPCHLLIIQRGGRESFKDHQGITQVARLVRTESVPCDINNPLRYSDLHVSQTLPKTNKINKDHTAPPYQPDSSSNPSSTTSSTPSSPAPPPPPSSATPPSPLHPSPQSARQQKHFNLTASSYFKYKQQFIFPDVTPEAPPSRAPQVVLHPVLSEPGKEGKPLLQIEVEPTSDNEEGNEEESGDEFEEMNLSLLSARNFPRKASQTSIFLQEWDIPLEQLEMGEMIGKGRFGKVFHGRWHGEVAVRLIDIERDNEDQLKAFKREVMAYRNTRHENVVLFMGACMSPPHLAIITSLCKGRTLYSVVRDVKVVLDGNKTRQIAQEMVKGMGYLHAKGILHKDMKSKNVFYDNGKVVISDFGLFTISGVLQAGSRREDKLRIPSGWLCHLAPEIIRQLSPDTEEDKLPFSKQSDVFAFGTIWFELHAREWPYKSQPAEVIMWQVGSGVKPGLAHAGMGKEILDILLLCWALEQDERPSFSKLVELLEKLPKRNRRLSHPGHFWKSAEYVK; encoded by the exons atGGGAACGATGAGCGAGGACGAGACCGGCCCGCGTGTGGCGCGCGCGAGCGTGAGCGCGCACAAAGCGTTGCAGCAGTGCGAGCTGGTGCAGAACATGATCGACATCAGCATCTCCAGCCTGGAGGGCTTGAGGACCAAATGTGCCACATCCAACGACTTGACGCAGAAGGAGATGCGCACGCTCGAg GGCAAGCTGGTCAAGTACTTCAGCCGCCAGCTGTCGTGCAAGCGCAAAGTGTCCTTAGAGGAGCGCGACGCGCAGCTGGACCGCTTCCCTCGCCTGGGCCACTGGTTCCGCATCGCCAACCTGAGGAAGGAGGTCGCGCAG GACATGAGCCCCGCCGGGGTGACGCTGGAGGGGCTCCTGGACATGAGCGAGCAGCAAGTGTGCGAAGTGCTGCAAAAGTTTGGCGCCAACGGCGAGGAATGCGCCCGCCTCAACGCTTCGCTGGCCAGCCTGAGGAGGGCGCACCAGCTCG AGCAACTTGAGGAGGAGAAGTTGCAGGGCAACGCAG GCAGCCAAGCCAAGCAGGATTGGTCCATCCAGTGGCCCACGTCTGATTCAGGCAAGGAGAACACGCCCGTGTGCCAGCCGGAGGCCAGCCAGTGGATCCGTTTCCAATTGGCCCAAAGTCCCAAAGTCCAGTCCAAGTCCAAGCAGCACACGTGCCGCAGCCCCCAGGCGcccacgccgccgccgctgtaCGCAGAGCGGCTGACGGTGGACggagcgccgccgccgctgccgctgcCGCTGCCGCTGCCGCTGCCCGCCTCGGACTGCGGCCACCGCTCGCTGCCGCCCTCGCCCCGCCAGAGGCACTTGGCCCACGCGCCCCCCCGGACGCCGCTGGTGTTCAACACCATGACGCCGCCGGGCACGCCGCCCGTCAGGCGCAGGAACAAAGTCAAGGCCGGGGGCACGCCGCCGCCCCCCAGCCGCAAGCTCATTCACCTCCTGCCGGGCTTCACCGCGCTGCACCGCAGCAAGTCGCACGAGTTCCAGCTGGGAAACCGACTGGACGACACGCACACGCCAAA AGCCAAGAAGAAGAGCAAGCCCTTGAACCTTAAGATCCACAGCAGCGTGGGCAGCTGCGAGAACTTGCCCACCTTCCTACCCAGCCAGCGTTCGCCCCTGCACACCGAGCGCTCCCTCCGATCCTTCTTCTTCCCCTCCTTCGTGCCCTCCACGCCGCCAGTGCACGCCGAAACGCCCTCTGCAA ACACGCTGTCAGTGCCTCGCTGGTCCCCGCAGATCCCCCGACGAGATCTGGGAAACTCCATCAAACACAG ATTTTCCACCAAGTACTGGATGTCGCAGACCTGCACGGTGTGTGGGAAGGGAATGCTGTTCGGACTCAAATGTAAAAACTGCAA GCTGAAGTGCCACAACAAATGCACCAAAGAAGCCCCGCCCTGCCATCTTCTCATCATCCAGCGAGGAGGCCGAGAATCCTTCAAAg ACCACCAAGGAATAACTCAAG TGGCTCGCCTGGTGCGGACCGAGTCGGTGCCGTGCGACATCAACAACCCGCTCAGGTACAGCGACCTGCACGTCAGTCAGACTCTGCCCAAAACCAACAAAATCAACAAG GATCACACGGCGCCGCCGTACCAGCCGGACTCCAGCAGCAACCCGTCGTCCACCACATCGTCCACGCCGTCGTCTcccgcgccgccgccgccgccgagcaGCGCCACGCCGCCCTCGCCGCTGCACCCCTCGCCGCAGTCGGCGCGGCAGCAGAAGCACTTCAACCTGACCG CGTCCAGTTACTTCAAATACAAACAGCAGTTCATATTTCCAG ACGTCACTCCCGAGGCTCCTCCCAGCAGAGCGCCGCAAGTCGTCCTGCATCCTGTCCTGTCAGAGCCAGG cAAGGAGGGAAAGCCGTTGCTTCAAATCGAAGTGGAGCCCACGTCCGAC AACGAGGAGGGCAACGAGGAGGAATCGGGCGACGAGTTTGAGGAGATGAACCTGTCGCTGCTGTCGGCCCGCAACTTCCCGCGCAAGGCCAGCCAGACCAGCATTTTCCTGCAGGAGTGGGACATCCCCTTGGAGCAGCTGGAGATGGGCGAGATGATCGGCAAGGGCCGCTTCGGCAAAGTTTTCCACGGCCGCTGGCACGGCGAGGTGGCCGTGCGCCTCATCGACATCGAGCGCGACAACGAGGACCAGCTGAAGGCCTTCAAGCGCGAGGTCATGGCCTACCGCAACACCCGCCACGAGAACGTGGTCCTCTTCATGGGCGCCTGCATGAGCCCGCCGCATCTGGCCATCATCACCAG CCTGTGCAAAGGCAGAACGCTTTATTCGGTGGTGCGCGACGTCAAGGTCGTCCTGGACGGCAACAAGACGCGACAAATTGCGCAAGAGATGGTCAAG GGCATGGGCTACCTGCACGCCAAAGGCATCCTCCACAAGGACATGAAGTCCAAGAACGTCTTTTACGACAACGGCAAAGTGGTGATCAGCGATTTCGGCCTCTTCACCATCTCGGGGGTCTTGCAAGCCGGCAG CCGCAGAGAAGACAAGCTGAGGATCCCGAGCGGCTGGTTGTGTCACCTGGCGCCGGAAATCATCCGGCAGCTCTCGCCCGACACCGAAGAGGACAAGCTGCCTTTCTCCAAACAGTCCGACGTCTTCGCCTTCGG CACCATCTGGTTCGAGCTGCACGCCCGCGAGTGGCCGTACAAGAGCC
- the ksr2 gene encoding kinase suppressor of Ras 2 isoform X1: MGTMSEDETGPRVARASVSAHKALQQCELVQNMIDISISSLEGLRTKCATSNDLTQKEMRTLEGKLVKYFSRQLSCKRKVSLEERDAQLDRFPRLGHWFRIANLRKEVAQDMSPAGVTLEGLLDMSEQQVCEVLQKFGANGEECARLNASLASLRRAHQLEQLEEEKLQGNAGSQAKQDWSIQWPTSDSGKENTPVCQPEASQWIRFQLAQSPKVQSKSKQHTCRSPQAPTPPPLYAERLTVDGAPPPLPLPLPLPLPASDCGHRSLPPSPRQRHLAHAPPRTPLVFNTMTPPGTPPVRRRNKVKAGGTPPPPSRKLIHLLPGFTALHRSKSHEFQLGNRLDDTHTPKAKKKSKPLNLKIHSSVGSCENLPTFLPSQRSPLHTERSLRSFFFPSFVPSTPPVHAETPSANTLSVPRWSPQIPRRDLGNSIKHRFSTKYWMSQTCTVCGKGMLFGLKCKNCKLKCHNKCTKEAPPCHLLIIQRGGRESFKDHQGITQVARLVRTESVPCDINNPLRYSDLHVSQTLPKTNKINKDHTAPPYQPDSSSNPSSTTSSTPSSPAPPPPPSSATPPSPLHPSPQSARQQKHFNLTASSYFKYKQQFIFPDVTPEAPPSRAPQVVLHPVLSEPGKEGKPLLQIEVEPTSDVSPSCFSRLFACWIRLVLLRRLQKNGNAFGPQNEEGNEEESGDEFEEMNLSLLSARNFPRKASQTSIFLQEWDIPLEQLEMGEMIGKGRFGKVFHGRWHGEVAVRLIDIERDNEDQLKAFKREVMAYRNTRHENVVLFMGACMSPPHLAIITSLCKGRTLYSVVRDVKVVLDGNKTRQIAQEMVKGMGYLHAKGILHKDMKSKNVFYDNGKVVISDFGLFTISGVLQAGSRREDKLRIPSGWLCHLAPEIIRQLSPDTEEDKLPFSKQSDVFAFGTIWFELHAREWPYKSQPAEVIMWQVGSGVKPGLAHAGMGKEILDILLLCWALEQDERPSFSKLVELLEKLPKRNRRLSHPGHFWKSAEYVK; the protein is encoded by the exons atGGGAACGATGAGCGAGGACGAGACCGGCCCGCGTGTGGCGCGCGCGAGCGTGAGCGCGCACAAAGCGTTGCAGCAGTGCGAGCTGGTGCAGAACATGATCGACATCAGCATCTCCAGCCTGGAGGGCTTGAGGACCAAATGTGCCACATCCAACGACTTGACGCAGAAGGAGATGCGCACGCTCGAg GGCAAGCTGGTCAAGTACTTCAGCCGCCAGCTGTCGTGCAAGCGCAAAGTGTCCTTAGAGGAGCGCGACGCGCAGCTGGACCGCTTCCCTCGCCTGGGCCACTGGTTCCGCATCGCCAACCTGAGGAAGGAGGTCGCGCAG GACATGAGCCCCGCCGGGGTGACGCTGGAGGGGCTCCTGGACATGAGCGAGCAGCAAGTGTGCGAAGTGCTGCAAAAGTTTGGCGCCAACGGCGAGGAATGCGCCCGCCTCAACGCTTCGCTGGCCAGCCTGAGGAGGGCGCACCAGCTCG AGCAACTTGAGGAGGAGAAGTTGCAGGGCAACGCAG GCAGCCAAGCCAAGCAGGATTGGTCCATCCAGTGGCCCACGTCTGATTCAGGCAAGGAGAACACGCCCGTGTGCCAGCCGGAGGCCAGCCAGTGGATCCGTTTCCAATTGGCCCAAAGTCCCAAAGTCCAGTCCAAGTCCAAGCAGCACACGTGCCGCAGCCCCCAGGCGcccacgccgccgccgctgtaCGCAGAGCGGCTGACGGTGGACggagcgccgccgccgctgccgctgcCGCTGCCGCTGCCGCTGCCCGCCTCGGACTGCGGCCACCGCTCGCTGCCGCCCTCGCCCCGCCAGAGGCACTTGGCCCACGCGCCCCCCCGGACGCCGCTGGTGTTCAACACCATGACGCCGCCGGGCACGCCGCCCGTCAGGCGCAGGAACAAAGTCAAGGCCGGGGGCACGCCGCCGCCCCCCAGCCGCAAGCTCATTCACCTCCTGCCGGGCTTCACCGCGCTGCACCGCAGCAAGTCGCACGAGTTCCAGCTGGGAAACCGACTGGACGACACGCACACGCCAAA AGCCAAGAAGAAGAGCAAGCCCTTGAACCTTAAGATCCACAGCAGCGTGGGCAGCTGCGAGAACTTGCCCACCTTCCTACCCAGCCAGCGTTCGCCCCTGCACACCGAGCGCTCCCTCCGATCCTTCTTCTTCCCCTCCTTCGTGCCCTCCACGCCGCCAGTGCACGCCGAAACGCCCTCTGCAA ACACGCTGTCAGTGCCTCGCTGGTCCCCGCAGATCCCCCGACGAGATCTGGGAAACTCCATCAAACACAG ATTTTCCACCAAGTACTGGATGTCGCAGACCTGCACGGTGTGTGGGAAGGGAATGCTGTTCGGACTCAAATGTAAAAACTGCAA GCTGAAGTGCCACAACAAATGCACCAAAGAAGCCCCGCCCTGCCATCTTCTCATCATCCAGCGAGGAGGCCGAGAATCCTTCAAAg ACCACCAAGGAATAACTCAAG TGGCTCGCCTGGTGCGGACCGAGTCGGTGCCGTGCGACATCAACAACCCGCTCAGGTACAGCGACCTGCACGTCAGTCAGACTCTGCCCAAAACCAACAAAATCAACAAG GATCACACGGCGCCGCCGTACCAGCCGGACTCCAGCAGCAACCCGTCGTCCACCACATCGTCCACGCCGTCGTCTcccgcgccgccgccgccgccgagcaGCGCCACGCCGCCCTCGCCGCTGCACCCCTCGCCGCAGTCGGCGCGGCAGCAGAAGCACTTCAACCTGACCG CGTCCAGTTACTTCAAATACAAACAGCAGTTCATATTTCCAG ACGTCACTCCCGAGGCTCCTCCCAGCAGAGCGCCGCAAGTCGTCCTGCATCCTGTCCTGTCAGAGCCAGG cAAGGAGGGAAAGCCGTTGCTTCAAATCGAAGTGGAGCCCACGTCCGACGTGAGTCCATCTTGCTTTTCACGTCTATTTGCATGCTGGATACGCCTTGTTTTGCTCCGACGGCTGCAAAAAAACGGGAACGCTTTTGGCCCTCAG AACGAGGAGGGCAACGAGGAGGAATCGGGCGACGAGTTTGAGGAGATGAACCTGTCGCTGCTGTCGGCCCGCAACTTCCCGCGCAAGGCCAGCCAGACCAGCATTTTCCTGCAGGAGTGGGACATCCCCTTGGAGCAGCTGGAGATGGGCGAGATGATCGGCAAGGGCCGCTTCGGCAAAGTTTTCCACGGCCGCTGGCACGGCGAGGTGGCCGTGCGCCTCATCGACATCGAGCGCGACAACGAGGACCAGCTGAAGGCCTTCAAGCGCGAGGTCATGGCCTACCGCAACACCCGCCACGAGAACGTGGTCCTCTTCATGGGCGCCTGCATGAGCCCGCCGCATCTGGCCATCATCACCAG CCTGTGCAAAGGCAGAACGCTTTATTCGGTGGTGCGCGACGTCAAGGTCGTCCTGGACGGCAACAAGACGCGACAAATTGCGCAAGAGATGGTCAAG GGCATGGGCTACCTGCACGCCAAAGGCATCCTCCACAAGGACATGAAGTCCAAGAACGTCTTTTACGACAACGGCAAAGTGGTGATCAGCGATTTCGGCCTCTTCACCATCTCGGGGGTCTTGCAAGCCGGCAG CCGCAGAGAAGACAAGCTGAGGATCCCGAGCGGCTGGTTGTGTCACCTGGCGCCGGAAATCATCCGGCAGCTCTCGCCCGACACCGAAGAGGACAAGCTGCCTTTCTCCAAACAGTCCGACGTCTTCGCCTTCGG CACCATCTGGTTCGAGCTGCACGCCCGCGAGTGGCCGTACAAGAGCC